One genomic window of Haloferax mediterranei ATCC 33500 includes the following:
- a CDS encoding GNAT family N-acetyltransferase, which yields MTVRRGRPDDEHAVESLQRLISHPSPALLDAWPAVGMLFVSVDDCDRPVGYLLGVGTHLTELAVSVDARREGRATALLEAYRAARSDAPLTVLVHPENDGARACYETLGFHRDDRISGAFGSDDGIRLVLTP from the coding sequence GTGACCGTTCGGCGCGGCCGACCCGATGACGAACACGCTGTCGAATCGCTCCAGCGTCTCATCTCGCATCCGTCACCAGCCCTCCTCGACGCGTGGCCGGCGGTCGGTATGCTCTTCGTTTCTGTCGACGACTGCGACCGGCCGGTCGGCTATCTCCTCGGTGTTGGCACCCACTTGACCGAACTCGCGGTTTCCGTCGATGCCCGACGGGAGGGGCGTGCGACTGCGTTGCTCGAGGCGTACCGTGCGGCACGGTCGGATGCGCCGCTCACGGTGTTAGTTCATCCGGAAAACGACGGTGCTCGGGCATGCTACGAAACACTCGGGTTCCACCGTGATGACCGAATTTCCGGTGCGTTCGGCAGCGACGACGGAATACGACTCGTTCTGACGCCTTAG
- a CDS encoding DUF92 domain-containing protein produces the protein MTSTLRRAGGFAVVGTLALAAPSLGTAAFAPFAAVALLAAFVIDDGPLFELFARPGDREDGRLNGLAGFALAATGLALLATVPRVKMPLTVFVAAVLLLAYGNLGARLVESTTDDEFLRSAGFVTAAVLAGTAGQVVIVVLTGELNQVQISQFTFLAALGGLVATLLRTTLYERDDPLVMLSVGLSLWGFNAIAGPISPTQTAVSFAFTIAIGYAAYALGTASIAGVITGVLLLLLTIGFGGFGWAVVLVSFFGVGALATKFKYDQKAERGVAEGNDGARGTGNVLGNAAVALVSVIGYATTQTLGHSLGTDLFVLAFAGSVAAAMSDTLSSEIGGLFDNPRLITSFKPVPPGTDGGVTWQGEVAGIVGSALIAGVASVLLPLSTTGAVAVLAGGIIGMTVDSLLGATVEGAGLGNQAVNFLATLAGALGALAVWIPL, from the coding sequence GTGACTTCCACACTACGGCGAGCGGGTGGGTTCGCGGTCGTCGGGACGTTGGCCCTCGCGGCCCCCAGTCTCGGTACGGCCGCCTTCGCGCCCTTCGCCGCAGTCGCGCTCTTGGCGGCCTTCGTCATCGACGACGGCCCCCTCTTCGAGCTGTTCGCGCGACCCGGTGACAGGGAAGACGGCCGCCTCAACGGGCTGGCTGGATTCGCCCTCGCCGCGACCGGACTGGCGCTGTTAGCGACTGTCCCCCGGGTCAAGATGCCGCTCACGGTGTTCGTTGCAGCCGTGTTACTACTCGCATACGGCAACCTCGGGGCACGACTGGTGGAGTCGACGACGGACGACGAGTTCCTTCGCTCGGCCGGGTTCGTCACCGCCGCGGTACTGGCCGGAACGGCCGGACAAGTGGTTATCGTGGTACTGACGGGTGAACTGAATCAGGTTCAGATTTCCCAGTTCACGTTCCTCGCCGCGCTGGGCGGACTCGTCGCCACACTGCTCCGAACCACCCTCTACGAGCGTGACGACCCGCTCGTCATGCTCTCTGTCGGCCTCTCACTGTGGGGGTTCAACGCGATTGCCGGGCCGATTTCACCGACACAGACTGCCGTCTCGTTTGCCTTTACGATTGCAATCGGGTATGCCGCCTACGCGCTCGGCACGGCCTCCATTGCTGGCGTTATTACGGGCGTACTGCTTTTGCTCCTCACTATCGGCTTCGGCGGATTCGGGTGGGCTGTCGTCCTCGTCTCGTTCTTCGGTGTCGGCGCGCTCGCAACCAAGTTCAAGTACGACCAGAAGGCCGAACGCGGCGTCGCAGAAGGGAATGACGGCGCTCGTGGCACGGGGAACGTCCTCGGTAACGCGGCGGTCGCACTCGTCTCGGTTATCGGCTATGCTACGACACAGACGCTCGGACACTCGCTCGGAACCGACCTGTTCGTCCTCGCGTTTGCCGGGTCCGTCGCCGCCGCGATGAGCGACACACTCTCCAGCGAAATCGGTGGCCTGTTCGATAACCCACGGCTTATCACGTCGTTCAAACCGGTTCCGCCGGGTACCGACGGTGGGGTCACGTGGCAGGGTGAAGTCGCTGGTATCGTCGGGTCGGCGCTTATCGCGGGCGTCGCTTCGGTGTTGCTTCCGCTCTCGACCACGGGCGCGGTTGCGGTTCTCGCGGGCGGTATCATCGGCATGACGGTCGACAGTCTCCTCGGTGCGACCGTCGAGGGTGCTGGACTCGGCAATCAGGCGGTCAACTTCCTCGCAACCCTTGCTGGCGCGCTGGGTGCGCTCGCCGTGTGGATTCCGCTGTGA
- a CDS encoding undecaprenyl diphosphate synthase family protein has protein sequence MGLYDYYLALRFRLDDAAAPEHVALVITERDLLEQGAYDTLEAFIRWAFEFGSERVTISVSVLDEAVVPTLARELRDIDSPAEIEVREPGDTERADAPVQVNIGLGGKREFAAVVRSLAEEVDAGEIDPKDIDSEDIEERLVFPDEPDFVVKTGAERLSDFMIWQSVYAELYFTDVNWRDFRKRDYLRALRDYQDRQRRFGR, from the coding sequence GTGGGACTGTACGACTACTACCTTGCCCTCCGGTTCCGCCTCGACGACGCTGCAGCACCCGAACACGTCGCGCTCGTCATCACCGAGCGCGACCTGCTGGAACAGGGTGCCTACGACACGCTCGAAGCGTTCATTCGCTGGGCGTTCGAGTTCGGGAGCGAACGCGTTACCATCTCCGTGAGCGTCCTCGACGAGGCAGTCGTTCCGACGCTCGCCCGCGAACTCCGCGACATCGATTCGCCCGCCGAAATCGAGGTCCGAGAACCCGGCGATACCGAGCGCGCCGACGCCCCCGTACAGGTCAATATCGGTCTCGGCGGCAAGCGCGAGTTCGCCGCCGTCGTCCGGTCGCTCGCCGAGGAAGTCGATGCCGGAGAAATCGACCCCAAGGATATCGACTCCGAGGACATCGAAGAACGACTCGTGTTCCCCGACGAACCCGATTTCGTGGTCAAGACGGGGGCAGAGCGCCTGTCTGACTTCATGATTTGGCAGTCCGTGTACGCCGAACTGTACTTCACCGACGTGAACTGGCGGGACTTCCGGAAACGGGACTACTTGCGTGCGTTGCGTGACTATCAGGACAGACAGCGGCGGTTTGGTCGATAG
- a CDS encoding serpin family protein, whose product MNRREILALSGALAAASLAGCAGGDGSQTETETDETPSTDTPTETPTETPDGEPPTGEPTVDNEQLAALAAGNAEFALDLHSHLAAKDGGNQFLSPYSISVALAMTYAGARGETRTQMEETLRYTLGDEVHPAFSDLQAALESRETAKNRVEDEEVDAFQLAVANALWGQEGYPFSDEYLSVLEENYGSGLREADFTNDPDGERKRINQWVADQTEDRIEDLLPADAITPQTVLVLTNAIYFMASWLHKFDPKNTEDGIFTALDGTESTVPLMQQELEANYADLPTAQAVELPYIGEEVSMVLMLPDEGEFESFEQNLDTSRLFGIFQELSRAQGTLVFPRFEFETEVQLSDALSELGMPIAFGSGADFSGMVEGDQSGLMIDEVYHKTFVSVDEEGTEAAASTAVVMMESLPPQWDELRFDRPFLFCIRDKPTDAVLFYGRVVDAGAAQDEN is encoded by the coding sequence ATGAATCGCCGTGAGATACTGGCGCTGTCGGGCGCACTCGCCGCCGCGAGCCTTGCGGGTTGCGCTGGCGGTGACGGGTCGCAGACAGAGACCGAGACAGACGAAACACCCTCCACAGACACGCCGACGGAAACGCCAACCGAGACACCGGACGGAGAGCCACCGACTGGTGAGCCAACTGTCGACAACGAGCAACTCGCTGCTCTGGCGGCTGGAAACGCCGAGTTCGCACTCGACCTGCATTCCCATCTCGCGGCCAAGGACGGCGGCAATCAGTTCCTCTCGCCGTACAGCATCTCGGTCGCACTGGCGATGACCTACGCCGGTGCCCGCGGCGAGACCCGCACGCAGATGGAGGAGACGTTGCGCTACACGCTCGGTGACGAGGTTCACCCGGCATTTTCCGACCTGCAAGCCGCCCTCGAATCTCGGGAGACGGCGAAGAATAGAGTAGAGGACGAGGAGGTCGATGCCTTCCAGTTGGCCGTCGCAAACGCGCTGTGGGGGCAAGAGGGGTACCCGTTTTCCGACGAGTACCTCTCGGTGCTGGAGGAGAATTACGGGAGCGGACTCCGAGAGGCGGACTTCACCAACGACCCCGACGGCGAGCGAAAGCGCATCAACCAATGGGTCGCCGACCAGACCGAAGACCGAATCGAAGACCTGCTTCCGGCGGACGCCATCACCCCACAGACCGTCCTCGTCCTCACGAACGCCATCTACTTCATGGCCAGTTGGTTGCACAAGTTCGACCCCAAGAACACCGAAGACGGCATCTTCACCGCGCTGGACGGAACCGAATCGACGGTTCCACTCATGCAACAAGAACTGGAGGCAAACTACGCTGACCTCCCTACTGCGCAGGCTGTCGAACTCCCGTACATCGGTGAGGAGGTGTCGATGGTGCTCATGCTCCCCGACGAAGGTGAGTTCGAGTCGTTCGAGCAGAACCTCGATACGAGTCGCCTGTTCGGCATTTTCCAAGAATTGAGTCGGGCACAAGGAACGCTCGTGTTTCCTCGGTTCGAGTTCGAGACGGAGGTCCAACTCTCGGACGCACTCTCCGAACTCGGAATGCCCATTGCGTTCGGTTCGGGTGCCGACTTCAGCGGCATGGTCGAAGGCGACCAGAGTGGCCTCATGATAGACGAAGTGTACCACAAGACGTTCGTATCCGTCGACGAGGAAGGGACGGAGGCAGCGGCCTCGACAGCCGTGGTTATGATGGAGTCGTTGCCGCCGCAGTGGGACGAACTCCGGTTCGACCGCCCGTTCCTGTTCTGTATCCGCGACAAGCCGACTGACGCGGTGCTGTTCTACGGCCGGGTCGTCGATGCCGGCGCTGCACAGGACGAGAACTAG
- the uppS gene encoding polyprenyl diphosphate synthase: protein MFGWVRRGFRRAYERVLSREIGDGPTHVAIIQDGNRRYARKHGGDAPDGHRAGAQTAENVLTWCEELGIEELTLYTFSTENFDRPPHEREPLFDLIEDKLYEFAESDRVHDSEVVIRAIGEVDMLPDRLREAVDYAESRTADYDGFTLNVALAYGGRAELLGAARDVCHAVESGELSPEDVDVSAVDQRLSRKPVRDVDLIIRTGGDERTSNFLPWHANGNEAAVYFCAPYWPEFSRVDLLRGIRTYESREKSWQRTRTERAVTLVRAVAEVELADARAVAGRLRKQLPSSGADKVSAELAKRSDEMAD, encoded by the coding sequence ATGTTCGGGTGGGTCCGACGTGGATTTCGACGTGCGTACGAGCGTGTACTCTCTCGCGAGATTGGCGACGGACCGACCCACGTCGCCATCATTCAGGACGGGAATCGACGCTACGCTCGAAAGCACGGCGGCGACGCCCCGGACGGCCACCGTGCGGGTGCGCAAACGGCGGAGAACGTCCTGACTTGGTGTGAGGAACTCGGTATCGAGGAACTGACGCTGTACACCTTCTCGACCGAGAATTTCGACCGCCCGCCCCACGAACGCGAACCGCTTTTCGACCTTATCGAGGACAAACTGTACGAGTTCGCCGAATCCGACCGCGTCCACGACAGTGAGGTGGTCATCAGGGCCATCGGTGAGGTGGACATGCTCCCCGACCGCCTCCGCGAGGCCGTCGATTACGCGGAGTCGCGGACTGCCGACTACGACGGCTTTACGCTCAATGTCGCACTCGCGTACGGCGGGCGAGCGGAACTACTCGGGGCCGCCCGCGATGTCTGTCACGCAGTCGAGTCCGGTGAACTGTCTCCAGAGGATGTCGACGTGTCGGCGGTCGACCAGCGCCTCTCTCGAAAGCCCGTCCGCGACGTCGACCTCATCATCCGCACCGGCGGCGACGAACGAACTTCGAACTTTCTTCCGTGGCACGCAAACGGCAACGAGGCCGCGGTCTACTTCTGTGCACCCTACTGGCCGGAGTTTTCGCGGGTCGACCTGCTCCGCGGTATCCGAACCTACGAGTCGCGTGAGAAATCGTGGCAACGGACGCGGACCGAACGCGCCGTTACGCTCGTCCGGGCTGTTGCCGAAGTCGAATTAGCGGATGCGCGGGCCGTTGCGGGTCGACTCCGGAAGCAACTTCCCTCGTCGGGAGCCGACAAGGTGTCGGCCGAGTTGGCAAAGCGAAGCGACGAGATGGCGGACTAA
- a CDS encoding DUF5778 family protein, whose translation MSETIDEDLYQRTLALLEPGDIELVGAIVHTDLSGREDLEMQELTVEINEVIAEHAGKGDAWIYAGNDDTDFSSNQFQGLSVEDDEFVWECQQLIRNGTFDLVFYYEAIADQDAIVDGLAALEHIDRVTPVP comes from the coding sequence ATGAGCGAAACTATCGACGAGGACCTCTACCAGCGAACGCTTGCACTGCTCGAACCCGGCGACATCGAGCTTGTGGGAGCTATCGTCCACACCGACCTCTCCGGCCGCGAGGACCTAGAGATGCAAGAGCTGACCGTCGAAATCAACGAGGTCATTGCCGAACACGCGGGCAAGGGCGACGCGTGGATTTACGCCGGTAACGACGACACGGACTTCTCGTCGAACCAGTTCCAGGGACTGTCTGTCGAGGACGACGAATTCGTCTGGGAGTGCCAACAGCTCATCCGAAACGGCACATTCGACCTCGTATTCTACTACGAGGCCATCGCGGATCAGGACGCCATCGTCGATGGATTGGCGGCGCTCGAACACATCGACCGCGTCACGCCCGTTCCCTGA
- the ahbB gene encoding siroheme decarboxylase subunit beta, with the protein MIQADADLSRLDRAIVNAFQGGFPVVEHPFEPAAAALRERGVDVTETELCDQVKALDESGVLSRFGALVNAEEIGGTATLVAMHAPPERFDEVAEQVNAHREVAHNYEREHPHLNMWFVVSVASESRVDEVLGEIESETGQQTYNMPKRHEFHVGAKFLLDGPVSDGDLDCSHLGPDVEPSGEQTLTPDERDLVLEIQGGLPITETPYADVAEALEQDTAWVVETIKRFNLEGKVRRVGVIPNHYALGYSENGMTVWNVPDDLVMEVGPEIASLDFVTHCYRRPRHEGVWPYNFFAMTHGRSEEESQARIERVREVMSDYWQVGDDDWDTLFSTRILKKTGIRLDERADANTE; encoded by the coding sequence ATGATTCAGGCGGACGCGGACCTTTCTCGTCTCGACCGCGCCATCGTCAACGCCTTCCAAGGTGGCTTTCCTGTTGTCGAACACCCCTTCGAACCTGCCGCGGCCGCGCTCCGAGAGCGCGGGGTGGACGTGACCGAAACGGAACTCTGTGACCAAGTCAAGGCGCTCGATGAATCGGGTGTCCTCTCGCGCTTCGGTGCACTCGTCAACGCCGAGGAGATCGGCGGTACAGCGACGCTCGTCGCCATGCACGCGCCGCCGGAGCGGTTTGACGAGGTAGCCGAACAGGTGAACGCTCACCGCGAAGTCGCACATAACTACGAGCGCGAACACCCCCATCTCAACATGTGGTTCGTCGTCTCGGTCGCCTCGGAGTCACGAGTCGACGAGGTGCTCGGCGAAATCGAGTCGGAGACTGGACAGCAGACGTACAACATGCCCAAGCGCCACGAATTCCACGTCGGTGCGAAGTTCCTCCTCGACGGCCCCGTTTCCGACGGCGACCTCGACTGCTCGCATCTCGGTCCCGACGTGGAACCGTCGGGCGAGCAAACCCTGACCCCCGACGAACGGGACCTCGTCTTGGAGATTCAGGGCGGTCTGCCTATCACGGAGACGCCCTACGCCGACGTGGCTGAGGCGCTTGAACAGGATACCGCGTGGGTCGTCGAGACCATCAAGCGATTCAATTTAGAGGGCAAGGTGCGCCGCGTCGGCGTCATCCCGAACCATTACGCACTCGGCTACTCGGAAAACGGGATGACCGTCTGGAACGTCCCCGACGACCTCGTGATGGAGGTCGGTCCCGAAATCGCCTCACTCGACTTCGTGACGCACTGTTACCGCCGACCGCGACACGAGGGTGTCTGGCCGTACAACTTCTTCGCGATGACGCACGGTCGCTCAGAGGAAGAGAGCCAAGCCCGCATCGAACGCGTCCGCGAGGTTATGAGCGACTACTGGCAGGTCGGCGACGACGACTGGGACACCCTGTTTTCGACGCGCATCCTGAAGAAGACGGGTATCAGACTCGACGAACGCGCCGACGCCAACACGGAGTGA
- a CDS encoding precorrin-2 dehydrogenase/sirohydrochlorin ferrochelatase family protein, with protein MIPLIHDLSGETVLVFGGGPVGARKARRFARETRTVVVSPEFAEQDFGDAELIRAAPTADGVSSWVERFEPALVVAATDDTEVNDAIVAAARDCDALVNRADRSGEREVGSVVVPATVEDGTVSVAITTGGASPALSKYLRERIETELEGAGAMAALTADLREELKDSDRSPSERRDAIRAVVQDSSVWKALRSGDANPRREAARVIRNTQRGDS; from the coding sequence ATGATTCCACTGATTCACGACCTGTCCGGTGAGACTGTCCTCGTGTTCGGCGGCGGCCCCGTCGGCGCACGAAAGGCCCGGCGGTTCGCACGCGAAACCCGAACCGTCGTCGTCAGCCCCGAGTTCGCCGAGCAGGATTTCGGTGACGCCGAACTCATTCGTGCGGCTCCGACCGCCGACGGTGTGTCCAGTTGGGTCGAGCGGTTCGAACCGGCGCTCGTCGTCGCGGCGACAGACGATACCGAGGTGAACGACGCTATCGTCGCGGCGGCGCGTGACTGTGACGCGCTGGTCAACCGAGCCGACCGAAGCGGCGAGCGCGAGGTTGGAAGCGTGGTCGTCCCCGCGACAGTCGAAGACGGCACCGTGTCGGTTGCAATCACCACCGGCGGGGCGAGTCCGGCCCTGTCGAAGTACCTCCGCGAGCGTATCGAGACCGAACTTGAGGGAGCGGGTGCGATGGCCGCGCTGACCGCGGACCTCCGCGAAGAACTCAAGGATTCTGACAGGTCTCCGTCCGAGCGCCGTGATGCGATTCGCGCTGTGGTTCAGGATTCGTCAGTTTGGAAGGCTTTACGTAGTGGCGATGCAAATCCCCGACGAGAGGCAGCGCGCGTGATACGAAACACACAGCGGGGTGATTCATGA
- the hemA gene encoding glutamyl-tRNA reductase, with product MRNAGVISGVSVAHDRATVREIESASSDDVQTVVKRLLACEGVSEAFSLQTCNRAEAYVVTDDATDGRRALDDFAPDVRDGSVRHMDHEESLRHLMRVAAGLESLVLGEDQILGQVKSSIETARELGAIGPMLEDALLKAVHVGERARDETAINEGAVSLGSAAVRLARAELDEPICASTALVIGAGEMGTLATKALASVNVGELVVANRTVSHAVHLAREVPGVTTAAGLDDISDLLGEADLVITATSSPDYVVDATHLSGAETTILIDIAQPRDVDPAADELDGISVRDIDDLETVTDRTAERRERASRAVEAMIDEEFDRLLAAYKRKRADEAISSMYEAAEHVKRREVSTALSKLEAQGDLTDEQRETVESLADALIGQLLAAPTKSLRDAAGDDDWTTIQTAMRLFDPGFGDLPGPNAADSSTPRVDIPDDHPIEMDRDVSEKEVSRRMLEQLSND from the coding sequence ATGAGAAACGCAGGAGTCATCTCTGGTGTGAGCGTGGCCCACGACCGGGCTACCGTCCGAGAGATAGAATCCGCTTCGAGTGACGACGTACAGACGGTCGTCAAACGACTCCTCGCCTGCGAGGGCGTCTCGGAGGCGTTCTCCTTACAGACGTGTAACCGGGCCGAAGCGTACGTCGTCACCGACGACGCGACCGACGGCCGTCGCGCGCTGGACGATTTCGCTCCCGACGTCCGAGACGGGAGCGTTCGACACATGGACCACGAGGAGAGCCTTCGCCACCTCATGCGCGTGGCGGCGGGGCTCGAATCGCTCGTCCTCGGTGAAGACCAGATTCTCGGGCAGGTCAAATCCAGCATCGAGACGGCTCGAGAACTCGGCGCAATCGGCCCGATGCTCGAAGATGCCCTGCTGAAAGCGGTCCACGTCGGCGAGCGCGCCCGCGACGAGACGGCAATCAACGAGGGGGCGGTCTCGCTCGGAAGCGCCGCCGTCAGACTTGCTCGGGCGGAACTGGACGAACCAATCTGTGCGAGCACCGCCCTCGTCATCGGTGCCGGTGAGATGGGGACGCTCGCCACGAAAGCGCTCGCGTCCGTCAATGTCGGCGAATTGGTGGTGGCGAACCGGACCGTCTCACACGCAGTCCACCTCGCTCGTGAGGTTCCCGGCGTCACCACCGCTGCCGGACTCGACGACATCAGCGACTTGCTCGGCGAGGCAGACCTCGTCATCACCGCGACGAGCAGTCCGGACTACGTCGTCGACGCCACGCATCTGTCCGGTGCCGAGACGACGATACTCATCGATATCGCACAACCCCGCGACGTCGACCCCGCCGCCGACGAACTCGACGGTATCAGCGTCCGCGACATCGACGACTTAGAGACGGTCACCGACCGAACGGCCGAACGCCGCGAACGTGCGTCCCGTGCGGTCGAAGCCATGATAGACGAGGAGTTCGACCGCCTGCTCGCCGCCTACAAGCGCAAGCGGGCCGACGAGGCCATTAGCTCGATGTACGAGGCCGCAGAGCACGTCAAGCGCCGCGAGGTGTCGACCGCGCTTTCGAAACTCGAAGCACAGGGAGACCTCACGGACGAACAGCGTGAGACGGTCGAATCCCTCGCAGATGCGCTTATCGGCCAACTGCTCGCCGCGCCGACGAAGAGCCTCCGCGACGCCGCTGGCGACGACGACTGGACGACCATCCAGACCGCGATGCGCCTGTTCGACCCGGGATTCGGCGACCTGCCCGGACCGAACGCCGCGGACTCGTCGACACCGCGTGTGGACATTCCCGACGACCACCCCATCGAGATGGACCGTGACGTGTCCGAAAAAGAGGTGTCTCGTCGGATGCTCGAACAGCTCTCGAACGACTGA
- a CDS encoding 4a-hydroxytetrahydrobiopterin dehydratase: MADTLSADEVEAQLSDGWERDGDEIVRVYEFDDYLDGVAFATDVGEVAEEEFHHPEITIRYKEVEVRLTTHDAGGITEKDLRLADLFDDEL; the protein is encoded by the coding sequence ATGGCAGATACACTCTCCGCAGACGAGGTCGAGGCGCAACTGAGTGACGGCTGGGAACGCGACGGCGACGAAATCGTCCGCGTCTACGAGTTCGATGATTACCTCGACGGCGTGGCGTTCGCCACCGACGTCGGCGAAGTCGCAGAAGAGGAGTTCCACCACCCGGAGATAACGATTCGGTACAAAGAGGTCGAAGTCCGCCTCACGACCCACGACGCGGGTGGAATTACCGAAAAAGACCTTCGTCTCGCCGACCTGTTCGACGACGAGTTGTGA
- the lwrS gene encoding LWR-salt protein has translation MGLTYVFRVRFYLETAAGVHTDPREFETVVRVTPPEPGESGWMLFRDALWRGEVNDDVYARQLAESWLDVSVVACEFAELRTDEDALDDLREVIAANLDEFNAESVREVLHKYFGSAIHIKSNE, from the coding sequence ATGGGACTCACGTACGTATTCCGCGTTCGCTTCTATCTCGAAACGGCGGCGGGCGTCCACACTGACCCCCGCGAGTTCGAGACGGTTGTTCGCGTCACACCGCCGGAACCGGGCGAGTCCGGATGGATGCTGTTCCGGGACGCGCTCTGGCGCGGTGAGGTAAACGACGACGTCTACGCTCGCCAACTCGCCGAGTCGTGGCTCGATGTGTCGGTCGTCGCCTGCGAATTCGCCGAGTTGCGGACGGACGAAGACGCGCTGGACGACCTTCGCGAGGTCATCGCCGCGAATCTCGACGAGTTCAACGCCGAGTCGGTCCGTGAGGTGCTACACAAGTACTTCGGGAGCGCAATTCATATCAAATCAAACGAATGA
- a CDS encoding HAD family hydrolase → MVADNYNFWLFDLDGTLVDAEWSYTRDVFDRVGERLGRQFTDREAEIIWHGLGGARDPTLREWDIDPTEFWSAFHREEDPLKRAEVTYLHDDAARLIDEIHATGRPVGIVTHCQQFLTDPVLDHLDIRDWFDTVVCCTEETGWKPDAQPVKRAISQLSRDDQLLTDGGTAGVLAGDGESDIGAAWNAGLDGIHVERHGPDHRGRCVLGEYRVETFDELPRAGD, encoded by the coding sequence ATGGTCGCCGATAATTACAATTTCTGGCTGTTCGACCTCGACGGTACCCTCGTGGACGCCGAATGGTCCTACACGCGCGACGTGTTCGACCGGGTCGGCGAACGGTTGGGCCGCCAGTTTACCGACCGAGAAGCAGAGATAATCTGGCACGGACTCGGCGGTGCACGCGACCCGACCCTCCGCGAGTGGGACATCGACCCCACCGAGTTCTGGTCCGCCTTCCACCGTGAGGAAGACCCGCTAAAGCGTGCCGAAGTAACGTACCTCCACGATGACGCCGCCCGACTTATCGACGAAATCCACGCCACGGGCCGCCCCGTCGGCATCGTAACGCACTGCCAGCAGTTCTTGACAGACCCCGTGTTGGACCACCTCGATATCCGCGACTGGTTCGACACCGTCGTCTGTTGTACCGAAGAGACTGGCTGGAAACCCGATGCACAACCCGTAAAGCGTGCGATTTCACAGCTGAGTCGAGACGACCAACTCCTGACCGACGGCGGGACCGCAGGTGTCCTCGCCGGCGACGGTGAAAGCGACATCGGTGCCGCGTGGAATGCCGGTCTCGACGGGATTCACGTCGAACGACACGGCCCCGACCACCGCGGTCGTTGTGTCCTCGGCGAGTACCGCGTCGAGACGTTTGACGAACTCCCGCGGGCCGGAGACTAA
- a CDS encoding response regulator: MHRPLTVLHADDDPEMLALSEAAFRQLDAVSLRTAGSASEALDVVSREHVDCVVSDSLVLPNGVSLVEAVRQERDDIPIFLFTAKEWPEVADVASTAGVTEYVQKAGPGDLSTVLQRVRNLTDEDASAGVDIGLEGDDSSAVTRALSDHADATSEATFSLNEDWELIGQWVGDEELGIVIVEAIESHAGLPAIENPLYEFIDADALEELLRPVIEDEERPGIEIRFPYDDFQLAVTSAGDIYARPMPAETLY, from the coding sequence ATGCATCGTCCGCTAACAGTCCTTCATGCTGACGACGACCCCGAGATGCTTGCGCTCTCGGAGGCCGCGTTTCGACAACTCGACGCGGTTTCTCTCCGTACCGCTGGGTCGGCCAGCGAAGCGCTCGACGTCGTCTCACGAGAGCATGTCGATTGCGTCGTCAGTGACTCGTTGGTCCTTCCCAACGGAGTCTCACTTGTCGAAGCCGTTCGACAGGAGCGCGACGACATCCCTATCTTCCTGTTCACGGCGAAGGAGTGGCCGGAAGTCGCCGATGTGGCTTCGACCGCTGGCGTCACTGAGTACGTCCAAAAGGCTGGTCCCGGTGACCTCTCGACGGTGCTCCAGCGTGTCCGAAACCTCACCGACGAGGACGCCAGCGCCGGTGTCGACATCGGACTCGAAGGTGATGATTCATCGGCGGTGACCAGAGCACTCTCGGACCATGCCGACGCCACTTCGGAAGCAACCTTCAGTCTCAACGAGGACTGGGAACTCATCGGCCAGTGGGTTGGTGACGAAGAACTCGGTATCGTCATCGTCGAGGCCATCGAGTCCCACGCCGGACTCCCAGCTATCGAGAACCCCCTATACGAATTTATCGACGCAGACGCACTCGAAGAACTGCTTCGTCCGGTCATCGAAGACGAGGAGCGTCCGGGTATCGAAATCCGATTCCCCTACGACGACTTCCAACTCGCCGTCACGAGCGCCGGTGATATCTACGCCCGGCCGATGCCTGCCGAGACGCTCTACTAA